In a genomic window of Quercus lobata isolate SW786 chromosome 4, ValleyOak3.0 Primary Assembly, whole genome shotgun sequence:
- the LOC115984710 gene encoding uncharacterized protein LOC115984710 produces the protein MDSEIVDRIQRMQLTTDEDETITVRPLRRKEILEEYSLSLIGKFLTTKLTNIRVAKNLLRSMWKMGEDLKMVELGDDLLQFKFSMECQLNWVWNNGPWCFDNQILVLRRWEKGMTARSVTFTHMPIWVQVWGLPFDLITEEAAHDIGQGLGKVIEVDCKALKTDQARFLRIKVEVPLEKPLRRGGPVVSPEGDEARVAFRYERLVDWCFACGRVGHDVKECMSASEEERRVKPYGEWLKAGTCGRPDTPRSNQKIPDQRWREPEAATPPRHPEAATPPPHTPAVPPETLNAATEKPKNSKTVLPIPTNTFQTLKPAITPISSPDTLQNLNPTITPPPSSNTLPFDQGFMTGNNLPTKSPTSMVSEKLGEELYYVPIMYGGNKETNTCLTVVPRAHGVDPYVKTNATWKKIPRQKLNTNTSQDTSEETNPVGKKRQATQVRLDDVQGDKVKTKRLKVVADQTQPNVQTVEAAAQPRRSQ, from the coding sequence ATGGATTCTGAAATAGTGGACCGCATTCAACGGATGCAACTTACAACAGATGAAGATGAAACCATTACAGTTCGTCCTTTGAGAAGAAAGGAGATCCTGGAAGAATACTCCTTGAGTTTAATCGGTAAGTTTCTTACAACTAAACTGACTAATATTAGAGTAGCCAAGAATTTACTAAGATCTATGTGGAAGATGGGGGAAGACTTGAAGATGGTGGAACTGGGTGACGATCTACTACAGTTCAAATTTTCAATGGAGTGCCAACTGAATTGGGTTTGGAACAACGGGCCTTGGTGTTTTGATAACCAAATCCTTGTTTTGCGGAGATGGGAAAAAGGTATGACTGCCCGTTCTGTGACCTTCACCCACATGCCGATTTGGGTCCAAGTTTGGGGGCTGCCATTTGATTTAATCACTGAAGAAGCTGCGCACGATATCGGGCAAGGGCTGGGCAAGGTCATTGAGGTGGACTGTAAAGCTCTCAAAACAGACCAAGCCCGGTTCCTCCGAATCAAGGTAGAGGTGCCGCTGGAAAAACCATTAAGGCGAGGTGGACCAGTGGTTAGTCCAGAAGGTGATGAAGCTAGAGTAGCTTTCCGATACGAGAGGCTGGTCGACTGGTGTTTCGCATGTGGGAGGGTAGGCCACGACGTTAAAGAGTGTATGTCGGCAAGCGAGGAAGAAAGGAGGGTTAAGCCATATGGAGAATGGTTGAAAGCAGGCACTTGTGGCAGACCTGACACACCGAGAAGCAACCAGAAAATCCCAGACCAGCGCTGGCGTGAACCCGAAGCAGCAACTCCACCGCGACATCCCGAAGCAGCGACTCCACCGCCACATACGCCAGCTGTACCTCCAGAAACATTAAATGCTGCTACAGAAAAGCCGAAAAATTCGAAAACTGTTTTGCCCATCCCGACAAATACGTTTCAGACCTTAAAGCCAGCAATCACACCAATATCCTCACCTGATACGTTACAGAATTTAAACCCCACAATCACTCCACCTCCATCTTCAAACACGTTACCATTTGACCAAGGATTTATGACAGGGAATAATCTGCCAACCAAAAGCCCCACCAGCATGGTTTCCGAAAAACTTGGAGAGGAGCTTTATTACGTTCCTATTATGTATGGGGGGAATAAGGAGACAAACACGTGCCTCACTGTAGTCCCACGTGCACATGGAGTAGACCCATATGTAAAAACCAATGCCACGTGGAAAAAAATCCCAAGACAAAAACTAAACACCAATACCTCACAAGACACCTCAGAGGAGACCAACCCAGTAGGAAAAAAGAGACAAGCAACCCAGGTACGCCTGGATGATGTTCAAGGTGACAAAGTAAAGACCAAACGGCTCAAGGTGGTGGCCGACCAAACACAACCTAATGTCCAAACGGTGGAGGCTGCGGCACAGCCCCGTCGGTCACAATGA
- the LOC115984711 gene encoding probable LRR receptor-like serine/threonine-protein kinase At3g47570 has product MVILPMEVGNWINLEELDVSENMLFGKIPVSLGSCVKLELLAMRGNLFQGIIPPSLESLRGLEKLDLSNNNLSGHIPKFLEIFIYLQVLNLSYNQFEGEVPTNGVFKNTSATFIKGNGKLCGGVPKFQRPKCKYEKSKKKNLTLTLKLIISIISRLFGVTLVLSLLLCCSLRKKRKGKSSSDSGNFLLNLSYQILLKATDGFSTTNLIGVGSFGSVYKGILDQGRQTIAVKVLNLLRCGASKSFIAESKALRNIRHRNLVKVLTSCSSVDHQGHDFKALVYEFMENGNLDEWLHPTSRTNETPKKLKNLSFLQRLNIAIDFANALDYLHHHCQTPIVHCDLKSSNILLDHEMIGHVGDFGLARFLFDATQDCSINQSISIGIRATVGYTPPSEYHYHLLNLILFPISFVFYYILKIFNIFCLS; this is encoded by the exons ATGGTTATCCTTCCCATGGAAGTAGGAAATTGGATAAATCTAGAAGAATTGGATGTTTCTGAAAACATGTTGTTTGGTAAGATTCCAGTAAGTCTTGGTAGCTGTGTAAAATTGGAACTTCTAGCCATGAGGGGAAACCTCTTCCAAGGGATCATTCCTCCATCTTTGGAATCATTAAGAGGCCTTGAGAAATTAGATCTTTCTAACAATAATTTATCAGGccatattccaaaatttttggagaTCTTTATCTACTTGCAAGTTTTAAATCTATCTTACAACCAGTTTGAGGGAGAAGTTCCAACAAATGGAGTTTTCAAGAATACAAGTGCAACTTTCATCAAGGGAAATGGTAAGCTTTGTGGGGGCGTACCCAAGTTCCAGCGTCCTAAATGCAAATAcgaaaaatccaagaaaaagaACTTAACTCTTACCTTGAAGTTAATAATCTCCATAATTTCAAGGCTTTTTGGAGTAACATTGGTTCTATCACTTCTACTTTGTTGTtctttaagaaagaaaaggaaaggaaagtcCTCAAGTGACTCtggaaattttcttttgaatctATCCTACCAAATTCTCCTAAAAGCAACTGATGGGTTTTCTACTACCAATTTAATTGGTGTGGGTAGCTTTGGATCCGTGTATAAAGGAATTCTTGATCAAGGTAGACAAACGATTGCTGTCAAGGTGCTTAACCTTTTGCGTTGTGGAGCTTCTAAAAGTTTCATAGCTGAGAGTAAGGCTTTAAGAAACATTAGACATCGAAATCTTGTAAAGGTACTTACATCATGTTCTAGTGTTGACCATCAAGGTCATGATTTTAAAGCATTGGTCTATGAGTTCATGGAAAATGGCAACCTAGATGAATGGCTACATCCAACTTCGAGAACAAATGAGACTCCTAAGAAACTAAAGAACTTGAGTTTTCTTCAGAGACTAAATATTGCCATTGATTTTGCTAATGCATTGGattatcttcatcatcattgccAAACGCCAATTGTTCATTGTGACCTCAAGTCTAGCAATATTCTTCTTGATCATGAAATGATTGGACATGTAGGTGACTTTGGCTTGGCAAGATTTCTTTTCGATGCTACTCAAGATTGTTCTATTAATCAATCAATCTCCATCGGAATAAGAGCCACAGTTGGCTATACTCCTCCAAGTGAATATCATTatcatttattaaatttaattttgtttccaatttcttttgtcttttactatattttaaa aattttcaatattttctgcTTATCTTAA
- the LOC115983531 gene encoding putative receptor-like protein kinase At3g47110, protein MGNMISTYGDVYSYEILLSEMFTGKRPTNDIFQDNLNLCNFVKVALLEQIIDDIIDPILLRGREGETQMNNITCNERQNGSVRIQECVVLIFEIGVACSVEFPRERMNMSAVMIELHSIRQKLLGTNIRRQRLQSTVSHPVS, encoded by the exons ATGGGAAACATGATATCAACATATGGTGATGTTTATAGTTATGAGATATTATTGTCAGAGATGTTCACAGGAAAAAGGCCAACCAATGACATTTTCCAAGATAACTTAAACCTTTGCAACTTTGTGAAAGTAGCTTTGTTAGAACAGATAATTGATGACATTATTGATCCCATCCTTCTACGTGGAAGAGAAGGAGAGACACAAATGAACAACATTACTTGCAACGAGCGTCAAAATGGAAGTGTAAGAATTCAAGAATGCGTGGTTTTGATTTTCGAAATTGGGGTTGCTTGTTCGGTTGAATTTCCAAGAGAAAGGATGAACATGAGTGCTGTTATGATTGAGCTACATTCAATTCGACAGAAACTTCTTGGAACTAATATACGCAGACAAAGGCTTCAATCCACAG TTTCTCATCCTGTGTCCTAG
- the LOC115984342 gene encoding receptor-like protein EIX1: MNTTFVLLNLLYLLLITESISLEAVPSNSIAVNANVRCIEIERVALQKFRKGLKDPFNWLSSWVGQDCCNWEGIGCSNQTSNVVKLDLGSSNLCGFGGGSQYTPDQPNCLSGKLDPSLQNLKYLSYLNLSNINFQGLSFPYFLGSLKKLTFLDLSFTMFSGVVSPSLGNLTNLSYLNLIPSQFSERTLSVSNIYWLTNLSSLQYLNLQNIDLSKAETHWLQVVNMLPSLSELYLSSCGLHHLPQTLPFVNLTSLSVLDLSNNGFNSSSIPPWLFNLTALINLRINLCDLKGPIPNIARASLCNLKNLDMSFNFFIGGPITEFIQALSGCGNHRLEQLNLGSNQLSGVLPHSLGYFTHLRELHLTNNSFSGPIPSSTQHLSRLEILDLSYNLMNGTIPEFIGQLTELSTLALFSNSWEGTMTETHFLNLKKLTWFSLSSTRKSLVLNVTHDWTPPFSLQNVLIKNCQLGPAFPAWLKTQKNLLEISLVNSSISAKIPNWLWNLSSLPWKLDLSHNQLRGDLPKSLSFEWVDLSYNNLTGSLPLWPSVSYLSLRKNLLSGPLPVNIFQRMKKLVTLDLARNFLNGSIPSLTIGPTGLWFVDLSNNLLSGNIPRHWMSMQNLEAIDLSRNNLLGNIPTSLCSLPTLNWLQLSYNNFSGDLFSTLQNCSSLYTLDVGGNRFSGTLPKWIGKRLPSISELRLRENMLSGPILEQLCILARLHVLDFGYNNFSGSIPTCLGNLAGLKSLVKYSISPIRSLLLPQTYSEHMDLTAKGAQREYYSLIFLMNSIDLSRNNLTGEIPEALTKLSLLSTLNLSWNQLTGTIPENIGALHNLETLDLSCNHLLGPIPPSMSSLTFLSYLNLSYNNLSGSIPLANQFQTFIDPSIYEGNPKLCGPPLITNCS; this comes from the coding sequence ATGAATACCACCTTTGTACTTCTTAATCTTCTTTACCTTCTTTTGATAACCGAATCTATTTCACTTGAAGCTGTACCATCCAATTCTATTGCTGTAAATGCCAACGTGCGTTGCATTGAGATAGAGAGGGTAGCCCTTCAAAAATTCAGAAAAGGTCTTAAGGATCCATTCAATTGGCTTTCTTCTTGGGTGGGTCAAGATTGTTGCAATTGGGAAGGCATTGGTTGTAGCAATCAAACGAGCAACGTAGTAAAGCTTGATCTTGGAAGCTCAAATCTATGCGGTTTTGGAGGAGGAAGCCAATATACTCCTGATCAGCCTAATTGTTTGAGTGGTAAGTTAGATCCTTCTTTACAAAATCTGAAATATTTGAGTTACTTAAACCTAAGCAACATCAATTTCCAAGGATTATCATTCCCATATTTCCTTGGCTCTCTCAAGAAGCTGACATTCCTTGACCTTTCCTTTACAATGTTTTCTGGAGTAGTGTCTCCCAGTCTTGgaaatttaacaaatttgaGCTATCTTAATCTCATTCCATCTCAATTTTCTGAAAGAACTCTTTCGGTTTCAAATATATATTGGCTCACCAATCTCTCTTCCTTACAATACTTGAATTTGCAAAACATAGACCTTAGCAAAGCAGAAACTCATTGGCTGCAAGTTGTTAATATGCTTCCTTCACTATCAGAGTTGTATTTGTCAAGTTGTGGTCTTCATCATCTCCCTCAAACTCTTCCATTTGTGAATTTAACGTCCCTTTCGGTCCTTGATCTCTCAAATAATGGCTTCAACTCTTCTTCTATTCCCCCATGGTTGTTTAATCTTACTGCCCTCATTAATCTCAGGATCAATTTATGTGACCTAAAAGGCCCCATCCCTAACATAGCAAGGGCTAGCCTATGCAATTTGAAGAATTTAGATATGTCGTTCAATTTTTTTATCGGTGGCCCAATAACTGAATTTATCCAAGCATTATCCGGATGTGGCAACCATAGACTAGAACAATTAAATTTGGGATCAAACCAACTTAGTGGTGTTTTGCCTCATTCCTTGGggtattttacacatttaagaGAGCTCCATCTCACCAACAACTCATTCTCAGGCCCAATTCCATCAAGTACACAACATTTATCACGTTTGGAGATACTAGATCTCTCTTACAACTTGATGAATGGAACCATCCCAGAATTTATTGGACAACTTACTGAGTTGAGCACTTTGGCTCTCTTCAGTAATTCTTGGGAAGGTACCATGACTGAAACTCATTTCCTAAATCTCAAAAAACTAACTTGGTTTTCCTTGTCATCAACTAGGAAATCCTTAGTTCTCAATGTGACACATGATTGGACTCCCCCTTTTAGTCTCCAAAATGTCCTAATCAAAAACTGCCAATTGGGTCCTGCATTCCCGGCATggctcaaaactcaaaagaatcTTCTTGAGATCTCCCTTGTAAACTCTTCAATTTCAGCTAAAATACCAAATTGGTTGTGGAATTTGTCTTCGTTGCCTTGGAAATTAGATCTTTCTCATAACCAATTGAGGGGAGACCTTCCTAAGTCATTATCTTTTGAGTGGGTAGATCTAAGTTACAATAATTTAACTGGTTCACTCCCACTGTGGCCTAGTGTGTCATATCTCTCATTAAGGAAAAACCTTCTTTCTGGACCATTACCAGTAAACATCTTCCAACGTATGAAAAAATTGGTCACCCTAGATCTTGCAAGAAACTTTCTAAATGGTAGTATCCCCTCATTGACCATTGGGCCGACGGGTTTGTGGTTTGTTGATTTATCGAACAATCTTTTATCTGGAAACATCCCCAGGCATTGGATGAGTATGCAAAATTTAGAGGCCATTGATCTGTCGCGAAACAATCTATTGGGTAACATCCCAACCTCATTGTGCTCACTACCTACCCTTAATTGGCTGCAACTAAGCTACAACAATTTTTCTGGAGATCTCTTTTCCACCTTGCAAAACTGCTCGAGCTTATATACACTTGATGTTGGAGGTAATAGATTCTCAGGGACTTTGCCAAAATGGATTGGAAAAAGGCTACCTTCAATATCAGAATTGCGCCTACGAGAAAACATGCTCTCAGGACCCATTTTGGAACAATTGTGTATTCTCGCTCGTCTACATGTTTTGGACTTTggatataataatttttcaggATCTATCCCTACTTGTTTGGGCAATTTGGCTGGTTTGAAATCTTTGGTCAAATATTCTATATCACCAATCCGAAGTCTCCTTCTTCCACAAACCTACTCGGAGCATATGGATTTGACTGCAAAGGGTGCCCAACGTGAATATTACAGCCTAATTTTCTTGATGAATAGTATAGATCTTTCAAGAAACAATCTAACCGGAGAAATTCCAGAAGCACTAACAAAGCTCTCATTACTATCTACCttaaatttgtcatggaatcaATTAACCGGAACGATACCAGAGAATATAGGAGCATTGCATAATTTAGAAACTCTTGACCTCTCATGCAACCATCTTTTAGGTCCCATTCCTCCAAGTATGTCTTCTTTGACTTTTTTAAGTTATTTGAACTTGTCATATAACAACTTGTCTGGATCTATTCCATTAGCCAACCAATTTCAAACTTTCATTGATCCGTCCATTTATGAGGGTAACCCAAAACTTTGCGGGCCTCCATTGATAACAAATTGCTCATGA